Proteins from a single region of Streptomyces glaucescens:
- the thyX gene encoding FAD-dependent thymidylate synthase: MTPADAPHSDITLRSDVTVELVKSSASDSDVLFAARVSTLGEQSLAELQKDPERSKGLINYLMRDRHGSPFEHNSMTFLISAPIFVFREFMRHRVGWSYNEESGRYRELEPVFYVPDASRKLVQEGRPGKYTFVEGTPAQYDTVHRVLDESYQQAYAAYQKLLAEGVAREVARSVLPVGLFSSMYATCNARSLMHFLGLRTQHELAKVPSFPQREIEMVGEKMEAEWARLMPLTYAAFNANGRVAP; the protein is encoded by the coding sequence TTGACCCCCGCCGACGCCCCCCACTCCGACATCACCCTGCGCAGTGACGTCACGGTCGAGCTGGTGAAGTCCAGCGCGTCCGACTCGGACGTCCTGTTCGCCGCTCGTGTCTCGACCCTCGGCGAGCAGTCCCTCGCCGAGCTCCAGAAGGACCCCGAGCGCTCCAAGGGACTGATCAACTACCTGATGAGGGACCGGCACGGCAGCCCCTTCGAGCACAACTCGATGACCTTCCTGATCAGCGCCCCGATCTTCGTCTTCCGCGAGTTCATGCGGCACCGCGTCGGCTGGTCGTACAACGAGGAATCGGGACGCTACCGCGAGCTGGAGCCGGTCTTCTACGTGCCCGACGCCTCCCGGAAGCTGGTCCAGGAGGGCCGCCCGGGCAAGTACACGTTCGTCGAGGGGACGCCGGCGCAGTACGACACGGTCCACCGGGTGCTCGACGAGTCCTACCAGCAGGCCTACGCCGCCTACCAGAAGCTCCTCGCCGAGGGCGTGGCCCGCGAGGTCGCCCGCTCGGTCCTCCCCGTCGGCCTGTTCTCCTCGATGTACGCCACCTGCAACGCACGCTCGCTGATGCACTTCCTCGGTCTGCGCACCCAGCACGAGCTGGCGAAGGTGCCGTCCTTCCCGCAGCGGGAGATCGAGATGGTCGGCGAGAAGATGGAGGCGGAGTGGGCCCGGCTCATGCCGCTCACCTACGCCGCCTTCAATGCGAACGGACGTGTGGCGCCGTAG
- the dapA gene encoding 4-hydroxy-tetrahydrodipicolinate synthase, which produces MAPTSTPQTPFGRVLTAMVTPFTADGALDLDGAQRLASHLVDAGNDGLIINGTTGESPTTSDAEKSDLVRAVLEAVGDRAHIVAGVGTNDTRHSIELARAAEKTGAHGLLVVTPYYNKPPQEGLYRHFKAVADATGLPVMLYDIPGRSGVPINTETLVRLAEHPRIVANKDAKGDLGRAGWAIAQSGLAWYSGDDMLNLPLLSVGAVGFVSVVGHVVTPDLRALVEAFFSGDVQKATEIHQKLLPVYTGMFRTQGVMTTKAALALQGLPGGPLRPPMVELTAQEIEQLKIDLAAGGVQL; this is translated from the coding sequence ATGGCTCCGACCTCCACTCCGCAGACCCCCTTCGGGCGGGTCCTCACCGCCATGGTCACGCCCTTCACGGCGGACGGCGCACTCGACCTCGACGGCGCGCAGCGGCTCGCCTCGCACCTGGTGGACGCAGGCAACGACGGCCTGATCATCAACGGCACCACCGGCGAGTCCCCGACCACCAGCGACGCGGAGAAATCGGACCTCGTACGAGCCGTACTGGAGGCGGTCGGCGACCGCGCCCACATCGTGGCCGGGGTCGGCACCAACGACACCCGCCACAGCATCGAACTGGCCCGCGCCGCCGAGAAGACCGGCGCGCACGGCCTGCTCGTCGTCACGCCCTACTACAACAAGCCCCCGCAGGAAGGCCTCTACCGGCACTTCAAGGCGGTCGCCGACGCCACCGGGCTGCCGGTCATGCTCTACGACATCCCCGGCCGCAGCGGCGTCCCGATCAACACCGAGACGCTGGTCCGCCTCGCCGAGCACCCGCGGATCGTCGCCAACAAGGACGCCAAGGGCGACCTCGGCCGCGCCGGCTGGGCGATCGCCCAGTCCGGCCTCGCCTGGTACTCCGGCGACGACATGCTCAACCTGCCGCTGCTCTCCGTGGGCGCGGTCGGCTTCGTCTCCGTCGTCGGCCACGTGGTCACCCCGGACCTGCGGGCCCTCGTCGAGGCCTTCTTCTCCGGCGACGTCCAGAAGGCCACCGAGATCCACCAGAAGCTGCTCCCGGTCTACACCGGCATGTTCCGCACCCAGGGCGTCATGACCACCAAGGCCGCGCTCGCCCTCCAGGGACTGCCCGGCGGACCGCTGCGCCCGCCCATGGTCGAACTCACCGCCCAGGAGATCGAGCAACTCAAGATCGATCTTGCTGCCGGCGGGGTACAGCTCTGA
- a CDS encoding ribonuclease J — MSHPHPELGPPPPLPAGGLRVTPLGGLGEIGRNMTVFEYDGRLLIVDCGVLFPEEEQPGIDLILPDFSSIRDRLDDIEGIVLTHGHEDHIGGVPFLLREKPDIPLIGSKLTLALIEAKLQEHRIRPYTLEVAEGDRERLGPFDCEFVAVNHSIPDALAVAIRTPAGMVVHTGDFKMDQLPLDNRLTDLHAFARLSEEGIDLLLSDSTNAEVPGFVPPERDISGVLRQVFANARKRIIVASFASHVHRIQQILDAAHEYGRRVAFVGRSMVRNMGIARDLGYLRVPPGLVVDVRTLDDLPDHEVVLVCTGSQGEPMAALSRMANRDHQIRIVHGDTVILASSLIPGNENAVYRVINGLTRWGAHVVHKGNAKVHVSGHASAGELLYFYNICRPKNLMPVHGEWRHLRANAELGALTGVPHDRIVIAEDGVVVDLVEGKAKISGKVQAGYVYVDGLSVGDVGEPALKDRKILGEEGIISVFVVVDSSTGKITGGPHVQARGSGIEDSAFDAVLPKITEVLERSAQDGVVEPHQLQQLIRRTLGKWVSDTYRRRPMILPVVVEV, encoded by the coding sequence TTGAGCCATCCGCATCCTGAACTCGGCCCGCCCCCGCCGCTGCCCGCGGGCGGCCTGCGCGTCACTCCGCTCGGCGGCCTCGGCGAGATCGGCCGCAACATGACGGTCTTCGAGTACGACGGCCGCCTGCTGATCGTCGACTGCGGAGTGCTCTTCCCCGAGGAGGAGCAGCCCGGAATCGACCTGATCCTGCCGGACTTCTCCTCCATCCGGGACCGCCTCGACGACATCGAGGGCATCGTCCTCACCCACGGCCACGAGGACCACATCGGCGGCGTCCCGTTCCTCCTGCGCGAGAAGCCGGACATCCCGCTGATCGGCTCCAAGCTGACCCTCGCCCTGATCGAGGCCAAGCTCCAGGAGCACCGCATCCGCCCCTACACCCTGGAGGTGGCGGAGGGGGACCGCGAGCGCCTCGGCCCCTTCGACTGCGAGTTCGTCGCGGTCAACCACTCCATCCCGGACGCCCTCGCGGTCGCCATCCGCACCCCCGCGGGCATGGTCGTGCACACCGGCGACTTCAAGATGGACCAGCTGCCGCTGGACAACCGCCTCACCGACCTGCACGCGTTCGCCCGGCTGAGCGAGGAAGGCATCGACCTCCTCCTCTCCGACTCCACGAACGCCGAGGTCCCCGGCTTCGTCCCGCCGGAGCGCGACATCTCGGGCGTCCTGCGCCAGGTCTTCGCGAACGCCCGCAAGCGGATCATCGTCGCCAGCTTCGCCAGCCACGTCCACCGCATCCAGCAGATCCTGGACGCGGCCCACGAGTACGGGCGCCGCGTGGCCTTCGTCGGCCGCTCCATGGTCCGCAACATGGGCATCGCCCGTGACCTCGGCTACCTGCGCGTCCCGCCGGGCCTGGTCGTGGACGTCCGCACGCTCGACGACCTCCCGGACCACGAGGTGGTCCTGGTCTGCACGGGCTCCCAGGGCGAACCGATGGCGGCCCTGTCCCGCATGGCCAACCGGGACCACCAGATCCGCATCGTCCACGGCGACACGGTGATCCTGGCGTCCTCCCTGATCCCGGGCAACGAGAACGCGGTCTACCGCGTGATCAACGGCCTGACCCGCTGGGGCGCCCACGTCGTCCACAAGGGCAACGCCAAGGTGCACGTCTCCGGCCACGCCTCCGCGGGCGAGCTGCTGTACTTCTACAACATCTGCCGCCCGAAGAACCTGATGCCGGTCCACGGCGAATGGCGCCACCTGCGCGCCAACGCCGAACTGGGTGCCCTCACGGGTGTCCCGCACGACCGCATCGTCATCGCCGAGGACGGCGTCGTCGTCGACCTCGTCGAGGGCAAGGCCAAGATCTCCGGCAAGGTCCAGGCGGGATACGTCTACGTCGACGGACTGTCGGTCGGCGACGTCGGCGAGCCGGCGCTGAAGGACCGGAAGATCCTCGGCGAGGAAGGCATCATCTCGGTCTTCGTCGTCGTGGACTCCTCCACCGGAAAGATCACCGGCGGTCCGCACGTCCAGGCCCGTGGCTCCGGCATCGAGGACTCCGCCTTCGACGCGGTCCTGCCGAAGATCACCGAGGTCCTGGAGCGCTCGGCCCAGGACGGCGTGGTCGAGCCCCACCAGCTCCAGCAGCTCATCCGCCGGACGCTGGGCAAGTGGGTCTCGGACACCTACCGCCGCAGGCCGATGATCCTGCCCGTGGTCGTGGAGGTCTGA
- a CDS encoding DegT/DnrJ/EryC1/StrS family aminotransferase: MLRAAGIGVGDEVVVPAFGNVEVAEAVTLAGALPVFADIDPVSYCLDPAAVEAAITPRTAAVVAVHRFGRPADVVRLHALGQRLGLLVLEQGESEAPYDEIAQRRQRAGYLDARLKGVHTPEDTAGHTYQQYVVRVPGNGRPDRDAFARTVRARGVDARVPVKTPVHRLPGFRQCVSLPETERAADETLSLPVDASLTKREMQRIVAACNALGGLLQPAF, encoded by the coding sequence ATGCTCAGGGCCGCCGGCATAGGCGTCGGTGACGAGGTCGTCGTACCGGCCTTCGGCAACGTCGAAGTCGCCGAAGCGGTGACCCTGGCCGGTGCGCTGCCGGTGTTCGCCGACATAGACCCCGTGAGCTACTGCCTCGACCCGGCCGCGGTCGAGGCCGCCATAACTCCCCGCACGGCGGCTGTCGTTGCCGTGCATCGCTTCGGGCGGCCGGCGGACGTCGTACGGTTGCACGCCCTTGGGCAGCGGCTGGGCCTGCTGGTGCTGGAACAGGGGGAGTCCGAGGCTCCGTACGACGAGATCGCTCAGCGGCGGCAGCGGGCCGGCTATCTCGACGCCCGGCTGAAGGGGGTGCACACCCCCGAGGACACGGCCGGCCACACCTACCAGCAGTACGTCGTGCGCGTGCCGGGCAATGGGCGGCCGGACCGGGACGCCTTCGCACGGACCGTACGGGCCAGGGGAGTTGACGCCCGGGTGCCGGTGAAGACGCCCGTGCACCGGTTGCCCGGATTCCGGCAGTGTGTGTCACTCCCGGAGACCGAGCGGGCCGCCGACGAGACGCTGTCCCTGCCCGTCGACGCCTCGCTGACGAAGCGGGAGATGCAGCGGATCGTGGCGGCCTGCAACGCGCTCGGCGGTCTTCTCCAGCCCGCCTTCTGA